In Arachis hypogaea cultivar Tifrunner chromosome 2, arahy.Tifrunner.gnm2.J5K5, whole genome shotgun sequence, a genomic segment contains:
- the LOC112733449 gene encoding F-box/kelch-repeat protein At3g61590, whose protein sequence is MAGETSWVSHFYDDSRREIRDWDSFSEVGEEGDKEVAAVSVDSILPDELVERILAYLPVASIFRAGSVCKRWYEIVTSGRFLWNLSHVLPQKPWYFMFTNSDEPTGYAYDPILRKWYNIELPCIDNSNWFIASSHGLVCFMDNGSRSELCMCNPITKRCRKLQEPSGFPFSDYSALAMSVNRESHKYTVAIVKSRQVPDNFFMWDISIHLYNSENATWATALTEILLGWRGGDESVICNGVLYFLVYSTGGGIPDSRHALISYNISNRSSQGSLRRNFIPVPCSLTCGRLMNLKEKLVMVGGIGKQDRPDIIKGIGIWVLNDQKWEEIVRMPHKYFQGFGELDDVFASSGTDDIIYIQSYGSPALLTYDMNIKQWKWSQKCPVLKRFPLQLFTGFCFEPRLEISP, encoded by the coding sequence ATGGCGGGAGAAACATCATGGGTCAGTCACTTCTACGATGACTCGCGAAGGGAGATTAGGGACTGGGATTCATTTTCAGAAGTTGGCGAGGAAGGTGACAAAGAAGTAGCAGCTGTTTCTGTGGACAGCATTTTGCCGGACGAATTGGTGGAACGGATCTTAGCCTATCTGCCGGTTGCTAGCATTTTCAGAGCTGGTTCTGTGTGCAAAAGATGGTATGAGATCGTCACTTCCGGACGGTTTTTATGGAACCTGTCCCATGTGCTACCACAGAAACCTTGGTACTTCATGTTCACTAATTCTGATGAACCAACTGGTTATGCTTATGATCCCATCCTTCGGAAATGGTACAACATTGAACTACCCTGCATCGACAATTCTAACTGGTTCATTGCTTCGTCGCATGGTCTAGTTTGCTTCATGGACAATGGAAGCAGAAGCGAATTGTGCATGTGTAACCCCATTACTAAAAGATGCAGGAAGCTCCAGGAGCCTTCGGGTTTTCCCTTTTCTGATTACAGTGCATTAGCAATGTCTGTCAACCGGGAATCCCACAAATATACTGTAGCAATTGTAAAATCTAGGCAAGTCCCGGATAACTTTTTCATGTGGGATATCTCGATTCATTTATACAATTCAGAGAACGCGACCTGGGCAACGGCTTTAACTGAGATTTTGCTGGGGTGGAGAGGTGGCGATGAGAGTGTGATATGCAATGGCGTGCTTTACTTTTTAGTTTACTCAACTGGGGGTGGCATACCGGACAGTCGTCATGCTCTAATCTCATATAACATCTCCAACCGATCTTCGCAAGGCAGCTTGAGAAGGAACTTCATTCCGGTTCCTTGCTCTCTAACGTGCGGCCGTCTGAtgaatctgaaggagaagcttgtaATGGTGGGAGGGATTGGTAAGCAAGATCGCCCTGACATCATTAAAGGAATTGGAATCTGGGTTCTAAATGATCAGAAGTGGGAAGAGATTGTTCGAATGCCCCACAAATACTTCCAAGGCTTTGGCGAGTTGGATGATGTTTTCGCGAGCAGTGGAACGGACGATATAATCTACATTCAAAGTTATGGATCTCCAGCACTTCTGACATACGACATgaacattaaacaatggaaatggTCACAGAAATGCCCTGTTTTGAAGAGGTTCCCGCTGCAGCTCTTCACTGGTTTTTGCTTTGAGCCTAGGCTTGAAATTTCTCCATAG